The Dendropsophus ebraccatus isolate aDenEbr1 chromosome 3, aDenEbr1.pat, whole genome shotgun sequence genome includes a region encoding these proteins:
- the SDSL gene encoding serine dehydratase-like, producing MMNSRNEIPLHIVSPLKESLALSKLAGIQVLMKLENIQPVGSFKIRGIGHFCQELAKQGCKKFVCSSGGNAGLAAAYACRKLGLPATIVVPECTPKRVILKLQELGADVVVAGKVWDDADAYAHRMTDAPGSVYISPFNHPLLWEGHSSLILELKDSLGNQKPGALVVAVGGGGLLAGLVEGIVKVGWSDVPIIAMETLGAHCLNAALEAGKSVSLPDITSIAKCLGAKTVCDRALECARKYKVISVTVDDREALQAVEMFLEDELMLVEAACGAALSAVYSGHIQRLQKEGKLEKITGPLIMIVCGGSSINLSELQNFKSQLGMV from the exons ATGATGAATTCCAGAAATGAAATCCCGCTTCACATTGTAAGCCCACTGAAAGAAAGTTTAGCTCTCTCCAAGCTGGCTGGTATCCAGGTCTTAATGAAACTGGAAAATATTCAACCCGTGGGGTCCTTCAAGATTCGTGGCATAGGACATTTCTGTCAGGAG TTGGCAAAGCAGGGATGTAAGAAATTTGTCTGCTCCTCAG GTGGGAACGCTGGATTAGCAGCAGCCTATGCCTGTCGTAAACTGGGGCTACCAGCCACCATTGTTGTCCCAGAATGTACCCCTAAAAGAGTCATACTAAAACTACAAGAATTGGGAGCAGACGTGGTGGTGGCTGGAAAG GTTTGGGATGATGCTGATGCATACGCTCATCGCATGACTGACgcaccaggctctgtatatatctCTCCTTTTAACCACCCTCTGCTTTG GGAAGGTCACTCCAGTCTTATACTTGAACTAAAAGATTCTCTTGGCAATCAGAAACCAGGAGCTTTAGTGGTCGCAGTCGGAGGTGGAGGACTCCTGGCTGGGTTGGTGGAAGGAATTGTCAAGGTGGGCTGGTCTGATGTGCCCATTATTGCCATGGAGACATTGGGGGCTCATTGCCTGAATGCAGCTCTTGAGGCTGGGAAATCAGTGTCATTACCTGACATTACTAG CATTGCAAAGTGTCTAGGTGCAAAAACAGTATGTGACAGAGCACTGGAGTGTGCAAGAAAATACAAAGTCATCTCTGTGACTGTGGATGACCGAGAAGCATTGCAGGCAGTGGAGATGTTCCTAG AGGATGAACTGATGTTAGTGGAAGCTGCCTGCGGAGCTGCCCTCTCTGCTGTATATTCAGGACACATCCAGCGCTTGCAAAAAGAGGGCAAGTTGGAAAAAATAACAGGGCCATTGATAATGATAGTTTGTGGGGGAAGTTCAATAAATCTATCTGAACTGCAAAACTTCAAATCCCAACTGGGAATGGTTTAA